The Candidatus Methylomirabilis lanthanidiphila genome includes a window with the following:
- a CDS encoding phosphoribosylglycinamide formyltransferase, whose translation MSGEKKLQLGVLVSGRGSNLQAIIDASQAAKIDALVAIVISDVADARALELARRHGIDATFVDPRLHTTSEEFDRTVIDLLRKREVDLVCLAGFMRLLSPHFIREYRHNIMNIHPALLPAFPGLHAQRQALRYGVKVSGCTVHFVDEGVDTGPIIMQAVVPVLDDDTDESLSARILTYEHQIYPQAIQLFAEGRLEIRDRRVVCHGTDTPQQYEKYTWRAINPS comes from the coding sequence GTGAGTGGCGAAAAAAAACTCCAACTTGGCGTACTGGTTTCCGGTCGGGGGAGTAACCTGCAGGCGATCATTGACGCCAGTCAGGCGGCGAAGATTGATGCGCTCGTCGCCATCGTCATCAGCGACGTGGCGGATGCCCGCGCACTGGAGTTGGCTCGGAGACATGGGATTGACGCGACATTCGTGGATCCGCGCCTTCACACGACCAGTGAAGAGTTTGATAGGACAGTTATCGATCTGCTGCGCAAGCGCGAGGTTGATCTGGTCTGTCTGGCCGGGTTCATGCGTCTGCTGAGCCCGCATTTCATTCGGGAATATCGGCACAACATTATGAATATTCACCCAGCGCTGCTCCCGGCCTTTCCTGGGCTACATGCCCAGCGCCAGGCGCTTCGGTATGGCGTAAAGGTTTCCGGCTGCACCGTTCACTTTGTAGATGAGGGGGTTGATACCGGCCCGATCATCATGCAGGCCGTCGTCCCGGTGCTGGACGACGATACCGACGAAAGCCTCTCGGCTCGTATCCTGACATACGAACACCAGATTTATCCGCAAGCGATCCAACTTTTCGCTGAGGGGCGGCTGGAGATTCGCGATCGTCGGGTAGTCTGCCATGGGACCGATACCCCGCAGCAATACGAAAAGTACACCTGGAGAGCCATAAATCCGTCATGA